A genomic window from Desulfovibrio gilichinskyi includes:
- a CDS encoding acetyltransferase, which produces MKKIIIMGAGGHGQVVADALMLMKGAEPVAFLDENPAVIGKSVLGIPVPGGNEHLSKIEHDGVVIALGNNQLRKRIFEELTAAGETLFTVIHPSAIISPSVKIGTGCMILAGAVINTGAEIKDNTIINTNSTIEHHNVIGPHAHIAPGATLGGEVIVGEESMVGIGATVLPRVTIGNRAMLGAGSTATGNIAEDITAAGIPAKRLKFKAK; this is translated from the coding sequence ATGAAAAAAATTATTATTATGGGCGCAGGCGGACACGGTCAAGTTGTAGCAGATGCCTTGATGCTGATGAAAGGAGCAGAACCTGTTGCTTTTTTGGACGAAAACCCAGCAGTGATCGGAAAAAGTGTACTTGGAATACCAGTTCCAGGCGGCAATGAGCATCTTTCAAAAATTGAGCATGATGGAGTCGTTATCGCACTTGGTAACAACCAACTTCGTAAACGTATTTTTGAAGAACTTACTGCGGCAGGCGAAACCTTGTTTACAGTTATACATCCTTCAGCAATTATTTCTCCAAGCGTAAAAATCGGAACCGGATGTATGATTCTTGCCGGAGCTGTGATCAATACCGGGGCTGAAATAAAAGATAACACAATCATAAACACCAACAGCACCATTGAGCATCACAATGTTATCGGCCCTCACGCACACATCGCACCCGGCGCAACTCTGGGCGGAGAAGTGATTGTCGGTGAAGAATCTATGGTCGGAATAGGTGCAACAGTTCTACCACGGGTAACTATTGGAAACAGGGCTATGCTCGGAGCCGGATCTACAGCCACCGGCAATATCGCCGAGGATATTACAGCCGCGGGAATCCCTGCCAAGAGATTGAAATTTAAGGCTAAATAA
- a CDS encoding sugar transferase: MTLKRAFDLAVAIPAFIIFLPVLVILAVAIYRKMGGGIFFLQRRPGLHGKPFNILKFKTMSDAKDKDGNLLPDSVRLTKFGRFLRSSSLDELPELVNVILGDMSLVGPRPLLMQYLKRYTPEQARRHEVLPGITGWAQVNGRNAISWDDKFKLDVWYVDNHTVLLDIKILFMTVGRVFKREGISQAGHATAEEFMGNKD, encoded by the coding sequence ATGACACTTAAAAGGGCATTTGACCTTGCCGTGGCGATTCCGGCCTTTATAATATTTTTACCCGTTCTGGTAATCCTTGCTGTTGCTATTTACCGCAAAATGGGCGGCGGAATATTTTTCTTGCAAAGAAGACCAGGACTGCATGGCAAACCTTTTAATATACTAAAATTCAAAACTATGTCCGATGCAAAGGACAAAGACGGCAACCTGCTGCCGGACTCGGTGCGGCTTACAAAATTCGGCCGTTTTCTCCGTTCATCATCACTTGATGAGTTACCGGAACTTGTTAATGTTATCCTCGGTGATATGTCACTTGTGGGGCCAAGACCTTTGCTGATGCAATACCTAAAGCGTTACACTCCCGAACAGGCCAGAAGGCACGAAGTTCTTCCCGGTATTACAGGATGGGCGCAGGTTAACGGACGCAACGCAATTTCATGGGACGATAAATTTAAGCTTGATGTCTGGTACGTAGACAATCACACTGTTTTACTGGACATAAAAATACTTTTCATGACGGTTGGGCGCGTATTCAAAAGAGAAGGGATCAGCCAAGCCGGACACGCCACAGCTGAAGAATTTATGGGAAATAAAGATTAG
- the asnB gene encoding asparagine synthase (glutamine-hydrolyzing) has product MCGIAGLIDFSKSTSSEQLCQIANSMGYAQRSRGPDGAGQWADPESGIGLDHRRLAIIDLTEEGIQPMISSSGRFVIVFNGEIYNYRVLREQLEKADSFQGWRGHSDTEVMLEAIEQWGLEKGLKSFSGMFAIALWDREKRKLFLARDRMGEKPLYYSKQGNTFLFGSELKALMAYDGFKKKVNRNSLSSYLRYHYVPAPHTIFENVHVLMPGTWASVSHDGTISKPKEYWSLLDCAREAENKIFTAPDTDIIDTLEDLLLNVIEREMIADVPLGAFLSGGIDSSLIVSLMQQCALSPVKTFTIGFDDKAYNEAKEAKLVAQHIGTEHTELYVSPKDALDIIPTIARIWDQPFSDASQIPTLLVSRMTREHVTVALSGDGGDELFAGYNRHFRGCSLWKKLEHIPVSLRSIMAEAILQVSPESLNELFAMLEPIIPEKLRMRLPGQKLHKLANVMDAESASDYYTALTSNWLNPETTVMSGREIVSPFQNRSMQPSTKNLTAWMQFMDAATYLPDDILTKVDRAAMAVSLETRAPFLDHEIVEFSQRLPMHLRMQNGQSKYALRKILYKYVPKNLIERPKMGFGIPIDNWLRGPLRGWAENLLSPERLADDGYFNGRTVRKAWQEHLSGEKDNHYRIWNILVFQSWMDEWDVS; this is encoded by the coding sequence ATGTGCGGTATCGCCGGACTTATTGATTTTTCCAAGAGCACGAGTTCTGAACAGCTATGCCAAATAGCGAACAGCATGGGCTATGCCCAGCGTTCACGAGGACCGGACGGAGCAGGACAATGGGCTGATCCGGAATCAGGCATAGGACTCGACCACCGCCGCCTTGCAATTATAGACCTGACTGAAGAGGGCATTCAGCCCATGATCAGCAGCTCCGGGCGCTTTGTCATAGTCTTTAACGGTGAAATTTATAATTACCGTGTTCTACGTGAACAACTTGAAAAAGCAGACTCATTTCAAGGTTGGAGGGGACATTCCGACACTGAAGTCATGCTCGAAGCAATCGAGCAATGGGGACTTGAAAAAGGGTTAAAATCTTTCAGCGGAATGTTTGCCATAGCCCTCTGGGATCGTGAAAAACGCAAGCTTTTCCTTGCCAGAGATCGCATGGGTGAAAAACCGCTTTATTATTCCAAACAAGGAAATACTTTTCTTTTCGGCTCTGAGCTTAAAGCTCTCATGGCTTACGACGGCTTTAAGAAAAAAGTAAATCGTAATTCTCTCTCATCATACCTGCGCTACCACTATGTTCCGGCGCCTCATACTATTTTTGAAAATGTTCACGTCCTTATGCCTGGCACATGGGCGTCCGTTTCCCATGACGGAACTATTTCCAAACCCAAAGAATACTGGTCGCTGCTCGATTGCGCACGGGAAGCTGAAAATAAAATATTCACAGCACCTGATACAGACATAATCGACACTTTAGAAGACTTACTCCTGAATGTAATTGAACGTGAAATGATTGCGGATGTGCCGCTGGGTGCGTTTCTATCAGGCGGAATTGACTCTTCACTCATAGTATCACTGATGCAGCAATGCGCTCTTTCACCCGTCAAAACATTCACCATCGGTTTTGACGACAAAGCATATAATGAAGCAAAAGAAGCAAAATTGGTAGCGCAGCACATTGGAACCGAACATACCGAGCTATATGTTTCACCAAAAGATGCGCTTGATATTATCCCGACCATTGCGCGGATATGGGATCAGCCATTTTCGGATGCTTCGCAGATTCCGACCCTTCTGGTTTCGCGCATGACTCGTGAGCATGTTACCGTTGCCCTTTCAGGTGACGGTGGAGACGAGCTTTTTGCTGGATACAATCGCCATTTTCGTGGTTGTTCTTTATGGAAAAAACTAGAACATATTCCAGTCTCCTTGCGTTCAATCATGGCTGAAGCAATCTTACAAGTTTCACCGGAAAGTTTGAACGAGCTGTTCGCCATGCTCGAGCCTATCATACCGGAAAAACTGCGTATGAGACTGCCCGGCCAAAAGCTGCATAAACTTGCCAATGTCATGGACGCGGAATCAGCCTCAGATTATTACACAGCGCTTACCTCAAACTGGTTAAACCCTGAAACAACAGTAATGAGCGGTCGTGAAATAGTAAGCCCGTTCCAAAACCGTTCCATGCAGCCAAGCACAAAAAACCTTACTGCGTGGATGCAGTTCATGGATGCGGCAACCTATCTGCCGGATGATATCCTGACCAAAGTTGACCGAGCTGCAATGGCTGTAAGCCTTGAAACAAGAGCTCCATTCCTTGATCACGAAATAGTTGAATTTTCTCAGCGGTTACCCATGCATCTCAGGATGCAGAACGGTCAGAGCAAATACGCGCTGCGCAAAATTTTATACAAATATGTACCTAAGAACCTGATTGAACGCCCCAAAATGGGATTCGGTATTCCCATCGACAACTGGCTGCGCGGGCCTTTACGCGGGTGGGCCGAGAATCTTCTGTCACCTGAACGGTTGGCTGATGATGGTTACTTTAATGGCCGGACTGTGCGAAAAGCATGGCAGGAACATCTGAGCGGCGAAAAAGACAACCATTACAGGATATGGAATATTTTAGTATTCCAGTCATGGATGGATGAATGGGATGTTTCATGA
- a CDS encoding glycosyltransferase family 4 protein has product MKVAVIGGYGPSLINFRGSMLRAMKSAGHEVYGIAPIDSPDVPEKLAAMGVKFIPAPIRRTGMNPVRDAFTVYSLFKILRTVKPDVVLSYTIKPVIYGSLAAKLAGIPSIFSMITGLGYAFGDTEGKRASLFKLVKNMYRCGLAMNNGVMFQNPDDRNLFIELGIIGKNKPTFITNGSGVDLDHFCTLPVKHDAPVFLCISRLLKEKGVREFAHASMHLKKKYPQAQFRLVGPHDPGPDSISKQTIEKWKSGGVECIGPVDDVRDELGNCSVYVLPSYREGTPRSVLEAMSTGRPIVTTETPGCRETVVDGDNGFLVPVKNVPALEAAMEKFIITPELVRTMGGKSCDLATEKYDVNKVNSTIMKAMGL; this is encoded by the coding sequence ATGAAAGTAGCTGTTATCGGAGGATACGGGCCTTCGCTTATAAATTTTAGAGGATCCATGCTTCGCGCCATGAAAAGTGCTGGCCATGAAGTTTATGGAATCGCGCCCATAGACAGCCCTGATGTTCCGGAAAAACTCGCTGCAATGGGAGTTAAATTTATTCCAGCCCCCATAAGACGCACCGGAATGAATCCCGTAAGGGATGCTTTCACCGTATACTCTTTATTTAAAATTCTACGTACCGTTAAACCTGACGTTGTGCTTTCGTATACTATTAAGCCTGTCATTTACGGTTCACTGGCGGCCAAGCTAGCCGGGATTCCTTCTATTTTTTCTATGATAACCGGACTCGGGTACGCCTTCGGAGATACCGAAGGTAAGCGCGCGTCGCTCTTCAAGCTGGTCAAAAATATGTACCGCTGCGGGCTCGCCATGAATAACGGTGTCATGTTTCAAAATCCCGATGACCGGAATCTTTTTATTGAGCTTGGAATAATCGGTAAAAACAAACCGACTTTTATTACAAACGGTTCAGGAGTGGATCTTGATCATTTCTGCACCCTGCCGGTAAAACATGACGCGCCTGTTTTTCTGTGCATATCAAGACTGCTGAAAGAAAAAGGCGTGCGTGAATTTGCTCATGCTTCAATGCACCTGAAGAAAAAATACCCTCAGGCGCAGTTTCGGCTTGTCGGGCCACATGACCCCGGCCCTGATTCAATAAGTAAACAGACAATTGAAAAATGGAAATCCGGCGGAGTTGAATGCATCGGCCCTGTAGATGACGTTAGGGATGAGCTGGGAAATTGCTCAGTATATGTGCTCCCTTCTTACAGAGAAGGAACTCCCCGCTCGGTGCTTGAAGCCATGTCTACAGGCAGACCGATTGTCACCACAGAGACCCCGGGATGTCGCGAAACCGTCGTTGACGGCGATAACGGCTTTCTGGTTCCTGTAAAAAATGTTCCGGCTCTTGAAGCTGCTATGGAAAAATTTATTATTACGCCAGAACTTGTCCGCACCATGGGCGGTAAAAGCTGTGACCTTGCAACAGAAAAATATGATGTTAACAAGGTCAATTCGACCATAATGAAAGCGATGGGACTCTAA
- a CDS encoding ankyrin repeat domain-containing protein, with product MTKRKWTIYTISMLAALIISLIVTVNLIIDPYGEFRLIEGNYNKLKLKAEKTTALQVASKLNDGKYALVFGSSRTMLLSSEIMGEPILNFSTSIYNNPGDILALLKMLSKKQLANITNIYFLVDINGFHYTATAPEMANKNRLFLETLRNIGPKKIEDAWNCLVANSKQYGNENFPNNIDSYGTLHKVDKPYNEKDLFFSSNFVTRYYLKSLRSISIFCKKNKIKTLYFTTPWFQSFVQEQQNKINSIFTKVTTASGSLYCFQLNTDLTGNADLFSDPSHLNKKGLVDFIKILHSSTSPAIPDFFWELPANVDYKKITYNSLKKRLYKNKSNTSYSIFLQTLLTSGRKDLLLNIYDNAVSLKSSKQSIIDDAFLLVQNEQLKTLLENGRDFNQYLNSSLFKAIMSGNSGMVKNAILLGADVNHEEQDGMTPLLLSIIFSPDIKIIKYLLGSGALPNYIDTATTTIKYFNESAFTLALKCKNKDVFNYLISNYPQSPLAQHAVLLKKLQNDPNNIELYKKCLAIHRKYYKSDDSKTGIVIKLKNDENYLKIKNSKPILCLGADKYPLTPTEAYIFKNIKTGQRIESIITKTFTNLTNLSPSGKANETRVFNEIIKELNYLIPLLGQHDAIKLLH from the coding sequence ATGACTAAACGCAAATGGACCATATACACCATCTCAATGCTTGCTGCGCTCATAATAAGCCTAATCGTCACTGTTAATCTTATTATTGATCCTTATGGTGAATTCAGGCTGATTGAAGGCAATTACAACAAGCTAAAACTTAAAGCTGAAAAGACCACAGCTTTGCAAGTTGCTTCAAAACTTAATGATGGGAAATATGCACTTGTATTTGGAAGCAGTAGAACAATGCTTCTATCATCTGAAATTATGGGCGAACCAATCTTAAATTTCAGTACATCCATATACAACAATCCTGGTGATATTCTTGCTCTTCTAAAGATGCTGAGTAAAAAACAGCTCGCCAATATTACTAATATATATTTTTTAGTTGATATTAACGGCTTCCATTACACGGCTACAGCCCCTGAGATGGCCAACAAAAACAGACTATTTTTGGAAACACTTAGAAATATAGGACCTAAAAAGATAGAAGATGCATGGAATTGCTTAGTTGCAAACAGTAAACAATACGGAAATGAGAATTTTCCTAACAATATCGATAGCTACGGAACTCTTCATAAAGTAGATAAACCTTACAATGAAAAGGATCTTTTCTTTTCAAGCAATTTTGTCACACGGTATTACCTTAAATCTCTAAGAAGTATTTCCATATTCTGTAAAAAAAACAAAATTAAAACATTATATTTTACTACACCATGGTTCCAATCTTTCGTTCAAGAACAACAAAATAAAATCAATTCCATCTTTACCAAAGTAACTACGGCATCCGGAAGTTTATACTGTTTCCAGTTAAATACGGATTTAACAGGTAATGCTGATTTATTTTCTGATCCGTCCCACCTTAATAAAAAAGGCCTTGTTGATTTTATTAAGATTTTGCATTCATCCACCTCCCCAGCAATTCCTGACTTCTTTTGGGAATTGCCAGCCAACGTGGACTACAAAAAAATTACTTATAACTCCCTAAAAAAAAGACTATACAAAAATAAATCTAATACAAGTTATTCAATTTTTTTACAAACATTACTGACATCTGGACGAAAAGATTTATTACTTAATATTTATGACAATGCTGTATCACTTAAATCCAGCAAGCAAAGTATCATAGACGATGCATTTCTCCTTGTTCAAAATGAACAACTAAAAACCCTTCTAGAAAACGGAAGGGACTTTAACCAATATCTAAACTCATCATTGTTTAAAGCCATCATGTCCGGGAACTCTGGCATGGTTAAAAATGCTATACTTCTAGGTGCTGACGTAAATCATGAAGAACAAGACGGGATGACCCCTTTACTACTTTCAATAATATTTTCTCCTGATATTAAAATAATTAAATATCTTCTTGGTAGCGGAGCTTTACCCAATTATATTGATACAGCGACGACAACAATTAAATACTTCAACGAATCCGCATTTACCCTTGCATTAAAATGTAAAAATAAAGACGTTTTTAACTATCTTATTTCTAACTATCCTCAAAGCCCTTTAGCACAACATGCGGTATTACTTAAAAAATTACAAAATGATCCAAACAATATTGAATTATACAAAAAGTGTTTAGCCATTCACCGAAAATACTATAAATCAGATGATAGCAAAACAGGCATAGTTATTAAGCTTAAAAATGATGAAAATTATCTTAAAATTAAAAACAGTAAACCGATTTTATGCTTAGGCGCAGACAAGTATCCGCTGACTCCAACTGAAGCGTATATCTTCAAAAATATTAAGACAGGTCAACGGATTGAATCTATTATAACTAAAACTTTTACCAACTTAACTAATTTATCACCTTCAGGCAAAGCTAATGAGACTAGAGTATTTAATGAAATCATCAAAGAACTAAATTATTTAATTCCATTATTGGGACAGCATGACGCCATTAAATTGCTGCATTAA
- a CDS encoding polysaccharide biosynthesis protein gives MINNLRNINFYLMVLLDLFIFGISFYGAYLFRFDFTLPQYSQFQFLAILKYDIIIKFSVFMGLGLYKGMWRYTGLRDLWRIIEATFLQSIILVTLVLYKFGFGGFSRGVFIIDWMLTIFMIGGVRVLIRAFYSYHEGNSLQFTEDSCPSDGRNALIIGAGRAGEKVAREIMSSGQLKFTPIGFIDSDRSKRGRTIHGIPVLGGLEILSEVIERRCVSNILIAVAEASGPQMREIIDACKATKLPYKILPGMDEIINGKVGIKSLRDVSYQDLLGRSQIQLDTTRISKYISGKTVLVTGCGGSIGSELVRQVIRFNPAKLILIDASEPNLYAIQMELHHELKFHEYVTVLGSVQNLKLLDRTFEEHKPHTVFHAAAYKHVPMVERNPWQAVTNNICGTKNVMTMADKHGVDRFVIVSTDKAVRPTNIMGASKRVTELLMRLFHHSETTFMAVRFGNVVGSSGSVVPLFRRQIEHGGPVTVTHPDVTRYFMSISEAAQLILQAGVMAEGGEIFILEMGMPVKIADMARDLIKLSGKEPGKDIEIVFTGLREGEKLYEELITEGEDIVRTEHEKIMVLKATENDIEAYTAELSALLQKLAEAAHEFDGDKVRAVLHETVAEFDEEG, from the coding sequence ATGATCAATAACCTGCGTAATATCAATTTTTATCTTATGGTCCTTTTGGACCTTTTTATTTTCGGCATTTCTTTTTATGGTGCGTATCTTTTTCGCTTTGATTTTACGCTTCCGCAATATTCGCAGTTCCAATTTTTAGCGATTCTAAAATACGACATAATAATTAAATTTTCTGTTTTTATGGGCCTTGGATTATATAAAGGAATGTGGCGTTACACTGGCCTTCGCGATCTCTGGCGCATTATTGAAGCAACTTTCCTGCAATCTATTATCCTGGTGACTCTGGTCCTTTACAAATTCGGATTCGGTGGATTTTCACGCGGAGTATTCATAATAGACTGGATGCTTACCATATTCATGATCGGAGGAGTAAGAGTTCTCATCAGAGCTTTTTATTCCTACCATGAGGGCAATTCATTACAATTCACTGAGGATTCATGCCCTAGTGACGGACGTAATGCCCTAATTATCGGAGCCGGAAGGGCCGGCGAAAAAGTTGCCCGCGAAATAATGAGCAGCGGTCAGCTGAAATTCACTCCAATAGGTTTTATCGATAGCGATCGCAGCAAGCGCGGCAGAACTATCCATGGAATACCCGTACTTGGAGGGCTGGAGATTCTTTCTGAGGTTATCGAAAGAAGATGCGTCAGTAATATTCTCATTGCTGTTGCCGAAGCTTCCGGGCCTCAAATGCGTGAAATAATTGATGCATGTAAGGCTACAAAACTTCCGTACAAAATACTTCCCGGGATGGATGAGATTATTAATGGAAAAGTCGGCATCAAATCGCTACGTGATGTCAGCTATCAGGATCTTCTGGGCAGGTCACAGATTCAGCTGGATACAACCCGTATCAGCAAGTATATTTCCGGCAAAACTGTTTTAGTAACAGGTTGCGGAGGCTCTATAGGATCTGAGCTTGTCAGACAGGTAATACGCTTTAATCCGGCTAAACTGATTCTGATTGATGCAAGTGAGCCCAATCTTTATGCAATACAGATGGAACTGCACCACGAACTTAAATTTCATGAATATGTGACAGTTCTCGGCTCTGTTCAAAACTTAAAATTGCTTGATCGTACTTTCGAGGAACATAAACCGCATACGGTTTTTCACGCGGCGGCATATAAACACGTTCCCATGGTCGAACGTAATCCCTGGCAGGCAGTTACTAACAACATCTGCGGAACCAAGAATGTTATGACCATGGCAGACAAACATGGCGTTGACAGGTTCGTTATTGTCTCAACGGATAAAGCGGTCAGACCTACAAATATTATGGGCGCATCCAAAAGAGTAACTGAACTGCTCATGCGTCTTTTCCATCATTCTGAAACCACCTTCATGGCTGTCAGGTTCGGCAATGTTGTAGGTTCGTCCGGTTCGGTTGTACCTCTTTTCCGCAGACAGATTGAGCATGGCGGTCCTGTCACTGTTACACATCCGGACGTAACCCGTTACTTCATGTCCATATCGGAAGCAGCTCAGCTTATATTACAGGCCGGGGTAATGGCCGAAGGCGGAGAAATTTTTATTCTTGAAATGGGAATGCCTGTTAAAATCGCAGACATGGCCCGCGACCTAATAAAACTTTCCGGTAAAGAACCGGGCAAAGATATTGAGATTGTCTTCACCGGGCTTCGCGAAGGAGAAAAACTTTACGAAGAATTAATTACCGAAGGTGAAGATATTGTCCGCACGGAGCATGAAAAAATCATGGTCCTGAAAGCTACTGAAAACGATATTGAAGCTTACACCGCAGAACTAAGCGCCTTACTTCAAAAATTGGCAGAAGCGGCTCATGAATTTGACGGAGATAAAGTCCGCGCGGTACTGCATGAGACTGTTGCTGAATTTGATGAAGAGGGTTAA
- a CDS encoding DegT/DnrJ/EryC1/StrS family aminotransferase, whose product MSASNKDRIYLSPPHMGGTEKDFVQQAFDSNFIAPLGPQVNGFEQDFSKISGLAHCAALSSGTAALHLALRILGVGKGDVVIASSLTFIGSVTPVKFLGAEPCFIDSDYKSWNMDPDLLAQAVDYYISIGKKPKAVVPTDLYGQCSDYDRILEILKPHDIPLIVDAAESVGAMYKGEHAGKRALMAAYSFNGNKIITTSGGGLLGSDNKEYIDRARWLSQQAKEPLPYYEHNEIGYNYRMSNVVAAIGRGQLEVLADRVTRKREIFDYYKNALDNLTGISFMPEAEYGKCNRWLTVILVDDNKFGANPDQIRIALEKENIESRPVWKPMHMQPVFADCRSFGGKVSEDLFAKGLCLPCGTAMSKSDLDRTIECIKKCGK is encoded by the coding sequence GTGTCCGCAAGTAATAAAGACCGTATATACCTCTCCCCCCCACATATGGGCGGAACTGAAAAAGATTTCGTCCAGCAGGCTTTTGACAGCAACTTCATTGCCCCGCTCGGGCCTCAAGTTAACGGATTTGAACAAGATTTTTCTAAAATATCCGGGCTTGCGCACTGCGCAGCTCTTTCCAGCGGGACCGCGGCCCTGCACCTTGCACTAAGGATTCTCGGAGTTGGAAAAGGGGACGTGGTTATAGCTTCATCACTGACATTTATCGGAAGCGTTACTCCTGTGAAATTTCTCGGAGCTGAGCCATGCTTTATTGATTCAGATTACAAATCATGGAACATGGACCCTGACCTTTTAGCGCAAGCCGTTGATTATTATATTTCTATCGGCAAAAAACCTAAAGCGGTAGTCCCGACTGACCTTTACGGGCAATGCTCTGACTATGACCGTATTCTGGAAATTTTAAAGCCGCACGATATTCCGCTGATCGTCGACGCGGCAGAATCTGTCGGCGCCATGTACAAAGGCGAGCATGCAGGAAAACGTGCACTCATGGCGGCGTACTCATTTAACGGCAATAAGATTATCACCACTTCCGGTGGAGGTTTACTCGGCTCTGACAATAAAGAATACATTGATCGCGCCCGCTGGCTGTCCCAACAGGCAAAAGAGCCTCTGCCTTACTATGAACACAATGAAATCGGGTACAATTACCGTATGAGTAACGTTGTCGCGGCGATTGGACGCGGTCAGCTTGAAGTGCTTGCAGACAGAGTTACCCGTAAACGCGAAATTTTCGATTACTATAAAAATGCGCTGGACAACCTGACAGGAATTTCATTTATGCCCGAAGCAGAATATGGCAAATGCAATCGCTGGCTGACTGTCATTTTAGTAGATGACAATAAATTCGGAGCTAATCCTGACCAGATTCGCATAGCTCTTGAAAAAGAGAATATTGAATCACGCCCTGTATGGAAACCGATGCATATGCAACCTGTATTTGCTGACTGCAGATCATTCGGAGGAAAAGTCAGCGAAGACCTGTTCGCAAAAGGTTTATGTTTGCCTTGCGGTACAGCCATGAGCAAATCTGATCTGGACAGGACAATTGAATGCATAAAAAAATGCGGAAAATAA
- a CDS encoding MBOAT family O-acyltransferase → MLFNSHIFILFFLPIVFAFYFLLRGFKLHFAGKLFLVLASFVFYAWWKTEYLFLLSGTIIWNFMMAEAMYRWRRKALLALAVCGNISVLGYFKYKNFFFDNISGLIGVPSISEKVIIPLGVSFYTFQQISFLVDTYRGKAIRSNLLDYTLFVSFFPQLVAGPISYQHEITPLFNSPEAGKLNYQNIGQGFFLFSMGLFKKVVIADSLAPYVQTGFDKALALPFWDSWATSLAYTCQLYFDFSGYTDMALGLGLLFNITLPNNFNSPYKSPNIQEFWRRWHITLGRFVRDYIYIPLGGSRKGSYITLTNLFSSFLLIGLWHGAGWNFVLWGGLHGIAMVVHRIWQNLGGKLPAYAGWLLTFLYVNACWVLFRATTTYDAVKIYKGMLGMINIGLSTALTLTDDFIQLGICIGLVAFTVLFKNSVETAHSMKFSFKESTLAIVFFLVAFIKLYSHQTFLYFDF, encoded by the coding sequence ATGTTATTTAACTCACATATCTTTATCCTGTTTTTTCTACCGATTGTATTTGCATTCTACTTTCTGTTGCGAGGATTTAAACTGCACTTTGCAGGTAAACTATTTTTAGTCCTTGCATCATTTGTTTTTTATGCGTGGTGGAAAACTGAATACCTTTTTTTACTCAGCGGAACTATCATTTGGAACTTTATGATGGCTGAAGCCATGTACCGCTGGCGCCGTAAGGCCTTATTGGCATTAGCCGTATGCGGAAACATTTCTGTACTTGGCTACTTCAAATACAAAAACTTTTTTTTCGATAATATTTCCGGGCTGATTGGAGTCCCCTCAATAAGTGAAAAAGTTATTATCCCGCTAGGTGTAAGTTTTTATACTTTTCAGCAAATATCCTTTTTGGTTGATACATATCGCGGCAAAGCTATAAGAAGTAATCTATTAGACTACACCCTCTTTGTTTCTTTCTTTCCGCAGCTCGTTGCCGGACCAATAAGCTATCAGCACGAAATCACACCTCTTTTTAATTCTCCTGAAGCGGGTAAATTAAATTATCAGAATATTGGACAAGGTTTCTTTCTCTTTAGCATGGGACTATTCAAAAAAGTCGTTATTGCGGACTCACTCGCGCCGTATGTCCAAACCGGATTTGATAAAGCTTTAGCTCTCCCTTTTTGGGATTCTTGGGCAACAAGTCTTGCTTACACCTGCCAGCTTTACTTCGATTTTAGTGGTTATACTGATATGGCATTAGGATTGGGACTGCTCTTTAACATAACCCTTCCCAACAATTTCAACTCCCCATACAAATCACCTAATATTCAGGAATTCTGGAGAAGATGGCATATAACTTTAGGCCGATTTGTACGCGACTATATTTATATACCCTTGGGGGGAAGTCGCAAAGGAAGCTATATAACACTGACAAATCTTTTCTCATCGTTCCTTTTAATCGGGCTATGGCACGGCGCAGGCTGGAACTTTGTTTTATGGGGCGGACTACACGGTATTGCCATGGTAGTTCATAGAATATGGCAGAACCTTGGAGGCAAGCTCCCTGCCTACGCAGGGTGGCTACTAACTTTTCTATACGTAAACGCGTGTTGGGTACTGTTTAGAGCCACAACAACATATGATGCTGTTAAAATTTACAAAGGAATGCTGGGAATGATCAACATAGGACTTTCAACAGCACTCACCCTTACTGATGACTTTATACAGCTGGGGATATGCATAGGACTTGTAGCTTTTACTGTTCTTTTCAAAAACTCTGTAGAAACAGCTCATTCAATGAAATTTTCTTTTAAAGAATCTACACTGGCAATAGTTTTCTTTTTAGTTGCTTTTATAAAGCTCTATTCGCATCAAACTTTCCTCTACTTTGATTTTTAA